Proteins encoded by one window of Ovis canadensis isolate MfBH-ARS-UI-01 breed Bighorn chromosome 14, ARS-UI_OviCan_v2, whole genome shotgun sequence:
- the LOC138418669 gene encoding haptoglobin isoform X1, with amino-acid sequence MWETWVRSLGWEDPLEKEMATNSSILAWKIPWTEKPGRLQYHGVAKSWGDGPRVGMACALMPMCTVKLLRSPLSSSVLPAVITLLLCGQLLAVETGSEAAAGSCPKAPEIANGHVEYSVRYQCDKYYKLRAGNGVYTFNNKQWINKDIGLQLPECEEDVSCPEAPKIKNGYVEYSVRYQCKTYYKLRTDGDGVYTFNSKKQWINKNVGQQLPECEAVCGKPKHPVDQTQRIIGGSLDAKGSFPWQAKMVSHHNLISGATLINERWLLTTAKNLYLGHTSDKKAKDITPTLRLYVGKNQLVEVEKVVLHPDHSKVDIGLIKLRQKVPVNDKVMPICLPSKDYVAVDRVGYVSGWGRNENFNFTGHLKYVMLPVADQDKCVKHYEGNAAPKNKTATSPVGVQPILNENTFCVGLSKYQEDTCYGDAGSAFVVHDQEDDTWYAAGILSFDKSCAVAEYGVYVKVTSILDWVRKTIANN; translated from the exons atgtgggagacctgggttcgatccctgggttgggaagatccactggagaaggaaatggcaaccaactccagtattcttgcctggaaaatcccatggacagagaagcctggtaggctacagtaccacggggtcgcgaagagttgg GGAGATGGTCCACGGGTGGGTATGGCCTGTGCGCTGATGCCCATGTGCACAGTCAAGCTTCTACGGAGTCCGTTATCATCCAG CGTCCTTCCAGCTGTCATCACTCTCCTGCTCTGTGGGCAGCTTCTTGCAGTGGAAACTGGCAGTGAGGCTGCAG CCGGCAGCTGCCCAAAGGCCCCTGAGATTGCCAATGGCCACGTGGAGTACTCGGTTCGCTATCAGTGTGACAAATATTACAAACTGCGTGCTGGAAATG ggGTGTATACTTTTAACAATAAGCAATGGATAAACAAGGACATTGGGCTGCAACTCCCTGAATGTGAAGAAG ATGTCAGCTGCCCAGAGGCCCCCAAGATTAAAAATGGCTACGTGGAGTACTCGGTTCGCTATCAGTGCAAAACCTATTACAAACTTCGCACTGATGGGGATG gaGTGTACACCTTTAACAGTAAGAAGCAGTGGATAAATAAGAACGTTGGACAGCAGCTCCCTGAATGTGAGGCAG TGTGTGGAAAGCCCAAGCACCCAGTGGACCAGACGCAGAGGATCATAGGTGGGTCGCTGGATGCCAAAGGCAGCTTCCCCTGGCAGGCCAAGATGGTCTCCCACCATAACCTCATCTCGGGAGCCACGCTCATCAATGAACGATGGCTCCTCACCACAGCTAAAAATCTCTACCTGGGTCACACTAGTGACAAAAAAGCAAAGGACATCACTCCTACTTTAAGACTCTATGTGGGGAAGAACCAGCTTGTAGAGGTGGAGAAGGTGGTTCTCCACCCTGACCACTCCAAGGTAGACATTGGGCTCATCAAACTCAGACAGAAGGTACCCGTCAATGACAAAGTAATGCCCATCTGCCTACCTTCGAAAGATTATGTGGCGGTGGATCGTGTGGGTTATGTGTCTGGCTGGGGGCGAAATGAAAACTTCAACTTTACGGGGCATCTGAAGTACGTCATGCTGCCTGTGGCTGACCAAGACAAGTGTGTGAAGCACTATGAGGGCAACGCCGCGCCTAAAAATAAGACAGCTACGAGCCCTGTAGGGGTGCAGCCCATTCTGAATGAGAACACCTTCTGCGTTGGCCTGTCCAAGTACCAGGAGGACACCTGCTATGGTGACGCCGGCAGCGCCTTCGTCG